In the genome of Lysobacter sp. 5GHs7-4, the window GCTTCGAGGTCGCCGGCAATCTGATCGGTCCGATCATGGCGCGACAGCTCAACATCCACGGCGTCAGTGTCGGCAGCGCGCGCGATTTCGCGCAGTTCCTGGCCGAGGTGGAGCGGCACCGCATCGAGCCGGTGGTGGGCGAGGTGTACGGCTTCGACGATGCGCCCGCGGCGATCGCCTCGGTCGCGCACCAGCGCGCGTTGGGCAAGCCGGTGATCGTGTTCGATTGAGGCTGCGGTGCGTCCACCGGTGCCGGCGGGGAAGGGCGCCGACGCAGCGGCCGACGTCGGCAGCGATGCCGCTGGGTCGCTTCCGCAGAACGCCGCAGCGACGCGAACGGCGGACTCGTCGCGTTATGCTTGCGCTCGGATGATTGCTCAGGATTCTGCATGGCGTTGCGTCAGGGACGATGGTGGTTTTCGCTGTGCCTGCTCGCCGGCACGGCCTCCGCGGCGGAGCGTCAGGAGTGGTTGCCTTTCATGGGCAACGAGCTCAGCCAGGCGCACGCGATCCATCTGGCCGCGCTCAAGCAGCGTCCGGACGGCCTGCTGCAATCGGCCAGCCGCTACCCGCGCACCTCCAGCGCCGGCTGGACCGCCGAACAGAGCGAGCGCGGTTGGTACGAATACCTCGAACGTCTGATCGATTGCGAGACCGGTCTGTACGTCGACACCGCGTTGTCCCTGCTCGATCGCGATGACCGCCCGGTCGCGCGCCGTGAAACCAGCCGCGACGATCAATTGCAGCAGATCGCGCTGACCCAGCAGGACGTGCGCGGTCATCGCTGGCCCGGCAACAGCGAGATCTGGCTGGCCTGCGCGGCCGCTCGCTCCCCCTCGGTCGGCAACGACGCGCGGCCGGCGATCGTCGAGGCGGACGGCCGCTACGACTACGACTACCGCGCGATCGGCGATGCGCCGCCGCCCGACGGCGACGGCCTGTTCGCGCGCCTGCGCGCGCAGTACGACGAAGGACTGGCGCGCTACTCGCTGCCGGCGCCGGCCACCGCGGGCCAACCGGCGGCCGCGTTCAAGGGCGAGCGCTGGGCCACGGTCGGCAGCCAGACCGGCGCCTGGGACATGGCCGGCCTGCGCCACCGCGGCGGCGGCATCGTCGAGGCCTCGCAGCGGGTGGCGTACGACCAGCGCCGTCCGTCGAATGTGCCCGAGAGCGCGGACCTGCGCATCGACTACAAGGTCGACTGCCGCAGCGGCTTGATGGTGCCGGTGACCAAGTCCTACTACCTGCCCGCCAGCGAACAGCTGCTGCAACGCGGCTCCACGCCGGTGTTCGACACCTTGAGCGAGTTGACGCAGCAGGCGGCGTGGAGCGATGCCTGGACGCCCTGGCTGGGGCCGCAGCTGCCCGGTCCCGCGGCGATGCTGTGCACCGCCGCCGCCGCGCGCTGCAACGGCGGCAAGACGCCGGCGACCGTGTTCGAGATCGATCCCGACGCGCTGCCGAACGCGAGCGGCGCGCCCTTGGTGCTGGCGGCGCGCGCGCGTTGGCTGGCGCATCGCGATGGCTTCGTTCCCTCCTGCCCGATCGGAGTTCCCTGATGCGTGTTGGTTCCCTGGCGTTGGCCGCTGCCTTGTCGTTGGCGAGCTTCGCCGCCTCGGCGCAGGACGCGCCGCTGCAGATATTTACCGTCAAGAACGAACTGACGCGCTGGCGCGGCGACGGCCTGCGCGATGCGCAGGGCCGCGTGGCGCTGGTGCCGGCCGGCCTGCTCACTGCGTTGGCCAACGGCGGGTTCCTGGCCCAGCGCGATGACGCGTTCTGGTTGTACGACGCGCGCGGTGCGCGCGTCGGCGGCCCCTACGACAGCCTGGAGGCGGTCGATCCGGCACTGGACGCCTTGATCGTCGGCGTCGGCGGCAATCCGGTGCTGGGCGGCGACGGCGGCCTGATCGACGGCAGCGGCCGCGAACTGATGGCGCCGGTCTACAAGGGGTTCCGCTATCTGCCAGGCACGCAGTTGTTCGCGTTCGAACAGGCGCGGCGCTGGGGCCTGGCCGACGCCAGGGGCCGGGTAGTGGTCAAGCCGACCCTCGACGGCATCAGCGACGCGCCCGGCGCGGTATTGGTCGGCGATGCGGGGCAGCAGGGACTGATCGATCGCGCGGGACGCTATGTGGTGCCGCTGGGTGCGTCCACGGTGTCGTCCCTCAACGACAGCGCCGGTGCGGCCACGGGCTATTTCGACGTGTGCGATCAGGCCGGCGCGGTCTGCCGCGGCGTCGACAGCGCCGGCCGGCCGATCTTCGGCGGGCGCAGCTTCTCCGGTGCGACCTTCCACCGCGACATGTCGCGCTGGGTCATCACCGACGCGCTGGAACCGGCAGACGCCGCTGCGAGCGATGCGCCGGCCGCCATCGGCGTGGGGATCACGCCGCGCAAGGTGATCGCCGACGAGCAGGGCCGCACGCTGGCGACCTTCGACTGCGACTACCTGTATCGCGTGGGCGGCTTGTTCCGCGCCGCGCGCGCCAAGGACGATACGGGCGGCTGCATCTGGGGACTGGTCGATCGCGACGGCCAATGGCGCGTGCCGGCGCGTTACAACTCCATCGAAACGGTCCGCGATGCCGCGGGCGTGAAGGCGGGGGCGGCGGTTGCCGACGACTACGTGGTCGGCATCGATAGCGAGGACGGCAAACGGCTGTACGGCGTGCTGGCCGCGGACGGCAGCGAGATCCTGGCGCCGCGCTACGAGCAGGTGTTCAACCGTTATCCCGAACTCGGACTGTATGTGGTGCAACAAAACCGCAAGGTCGGCCTGGTCGATCGCCAGGGCCGTTGGCGCCTGGAGCCGACCTACGGCGAGACCGGGACCAACACCGACCTGCATCCGCCGTACTTGTTGTTGAGCGATCGCGACGACGACGGCGACGGCCCGCGGCGCGAACGCGACACCATCGTCGACGCACGCACCGGCAAGCCGGTGTTCGCCAGCGACTACGACTACCTCGGCGTCGAGTACGACTTCCGCTGGGAAAAGCTGGGCCTGCCCTGGGAGGAGTTCGCCGTGGTCGTCGCCAGCCGCAACGGCAAGTACGGCGTGCTCGATCTGCAAGGGCGCGTGGTCGTGCCCTTGAAGTACGACAACCTGCAGGGTATGGACGCCTGGGGTCGCTTGCAGCCGACGCTCAACGAGCGCGACCTGCCGCTGGTGTCCGGGCTGGATGCGCAACGCAGCACGCGCCTGCACGACGCCGTGTCGCGGCAGCTGCGCGCGGAGCCGGCGCCTTACGCCAGCCCGTGGACGCCCTATGCCGGCCGCTACGTGCCGGCCGACTACCGCAGCGCCGAACAGGTGCGCGCAGCGGTCGCGGCCGGCCGTTTGTCGCGCGCGGTCGCGCCGATGCTGCTGCTGGACGAGGACGCGGCGATCGTCGATCTGGACATGATCGCGGGCAGACAGCGGCCCAGCTTCGATTTCGTGCAGTACTACTGCGCGCGCGATCAGGGCTTCGACCTGCTGTTGCCGCTGTCGGCGGGCGTGGAAGAGGCCTGCGAAGATCCGGCCGCGCCGAAACTGGAGTTCCGCGCCGGCGCCGACGAGAGCTGGAATTGCGGCAATTGCGCGAAGAGCGGATTGCCGTCGCGTTGGGTGCGCATCGATCCGGCAGCGGATCCGGCGATGCCTTGAGCCACACGTGGGGCGGCGTAAGCCGTGGCCGCGTCGCAGCCGAGGTGGCACGGTCGCGACTTGCGGCGCTCCTGCGGACGGACTGCGCTGCGCCTTGGGCTGAGTGCCAGGCATGGCAACAGGCCCAAACGAACGAACGCCCGCGTGTGCGGGCGTTCGTGGTCCTGCGATGGAGCGTCGCTTACGGAATCAGCGTGCAGCTCGGCGGCTTGGCCGAGGTGAACAACGCGTTGCTCGCCCATTCCGGGTGATCGATGAAGGGGTTGCGGTTGCCCTGGAAGCTGAAGATCACTTCGTTGCGCTCCAGTTCCGCGGCGTCCACCGGATCCTGCGTGTGCCAGGCCAGCAGCGTGCTCAGCAGGCCCATGTAGGCCGGCGAGGACGAGGTGATGACGATCTGGCTGCGGTTGTCGGTGAGCTCCAGGTCCGGTTCGCTCTGGCCGGTCACCGGGTGGGTGCCGCCTTCGTAGCGGATCGCCATGTACATCACCGCGCGCGCCATGTTGCCCTTCATGTGGTTCCAGACCTGGAACGAACCGGCGTTGCCGTCGGGCGTCTTGACCCAGTTGGAATTGCCCGGGTACACGCCGCTGCCGCCGCCGTAGCCGGCGTTGGCTTCGGTGACGCGTTCGCCGCAGCCGCTGGCCAGGGTGCAGTCCGCGTACGGCTTGTTGCCGCGGTCGGCGTTCCAGGTGGCGTCGGTGAGGTACAGCATGTGGGTGTCGGTGTAGGGGCCGTGCGGCAGGCCGAGGTTGCCGGTGGCGCTGCCGAAGCCCAGCGAGTTGGGCCAGGTGTGTTCGCGGTTGTACTTCAGGCCGCTGCCGCTGCCCGCGCGGTCGGTGACCTTGA includes:
- a CDS encoding WG repeat-containing protein yields the protein MRVGSLALAAALSLASFAASAQDAPLQIFTVKNELTRWRGDGLRDAQGRVALVPAGLLTALANGGFLAQRDDAFWLYDARGARVGGPYDSLEAVDPALDALIVGVGGNPVLGGDGGLIDGSGRELMAPVYKGFRYLPGTQLFAFEQARRWGLADARGRVVVKPTLDGISDAPGAVLVGDAGQQGLIDRAGRYVVPLGASTVSSLNDSAGAATGYFDVCDQAGAVCRGVDSAGRPIFGGRSFSGATFHRDMSRWVITDALEPADAAASDAPAAIGVGITPRKVIADEQGRTLATFDCDYLYRVGGLFRAARAKDDTGGCIWGLVDRDGQWRVPARYNSIETVRDAAGVKAGAAVADDYVVGIDSEDGKRLYGVLAADGSEILAPRYEQVFNRYPELGLYVVQQNRKVGLVDRQGRWRLEPTYGETGTNTDLHPPYLLLSDRDDDGDGPRRERDTIVDARTGKPVFASDYDYLGVEYDFRWEKLGLPWEEFAVVVASRNGKYGVLDLQGRVVVPLKYDNLQGMDAWGRLQPTLNERDLPLVSGLDAQRSTRLHDAVSRQLRAEPAPYASPWTPYAGRYVPADYRSAEQVRAAVAAGRLSRAVAPMLLLDEDAAIVDLDMIAGRQRPSFDFVQYYCARDQGFDLLLPLSAGVEEACEDPAAPKLEFRAGADESWNCGNCAKSGLPSRWVRIDPAADPAMP